The nucleotide window TATCGGGCCATCGGCAATTACGGCTTCGAGCGCTTCATCATTTCCGGCCTGCCCGATCCTGGCGTGGATGTGCGCCCCTTCGTGCTGCTCTCGGGCTGGGACGATGAATGGTATGAGCGCTATACCAGCCTGGGCTATGTCCATCTCGACCCGGTCGCGCGGCACTGCTTTTCCACGACGCTGCCTTTCGACTGGTCCGAAGCGCCCTATGATCCCCAAAACGATGCGCCGGCCCGCCGGGTGATGGAGGAGGCGCGCGATTTCGGCATGGATGAGGGCTTGTGTGTCCCCGTGCATATGGAAGGCGGCATGCAGGGCGTGGTATCCTTGGTGGGCAATCCCGATCATCTCGACGAAAAGAGCCGGCTCGAGCTGCATATGCTCTCGCTTTATGCCCATGGCCGGCTGCGCTATCTCAACGGTCCCGGTGCCCAGCCGATTGGCCGCCGCGTCATCACCCCGCGTGAGGCCGAGATTCTCAAATGGGCCGCCGCCGGCAAGACCGCATCGGAGATCGCCGACATCACCGGATTGACCCCGCGCACCATCAATCAACACTGCGAAAACGCCCAGAAGCGCATGGGAACTAATAATCGCCTCCATACGGTGGTGGAGGCGATCCGCCATAAATTGATCACGCTGTAACGAGCCTTTGCTCGGCCGGCAATGCGGCTGATGACTGTATTTCAGCCCGCCATCTCGTTCCAGAATCGGAATATTTTGCGCGATATTGTGATTTTTACCAATTTCGTTTCCTGGGCTGCTTGTGCCTAATGCCCCCAGTCGAGGCTGGTGGCTTCGGGGGGCAGATCGATGAAATTGCACATCGTCCGCGGTCCGGCGGACCGGCAGAGCCGTGACTTGTTGGAGCAGAACTTTCGCCTGCGTCACCGTGTTTTCGTCGAGATAGAGGGTTGGGAGGCCCTATCTCGACCAGATGGGCGCGATGTCGATGCCTTCGACAATGACGATGCCACGCATCTTTTGATTTCCGATTCCGGCGTTGTGGTGGGTGGGTCCCGCATGACGCCGCTGGATCGGCCGAACTTGCTGCAGACAGTCTTTAACGGGTTAGTGCAAGGAAACCTCCCCGCCCACCCTTCGCTTGGGGCCGATTGGACGCGCTTTTATGTGCATCCCGATCGACGTGAAGGTCGGCGGCGCGCTCCCGAGTCTGCAGCCCTTTTCTGCGCGGTGATGGAGCATGCCCTATTGCAGGGCTATAGCTTCATCACCTTTGTTTCGACCATTTACATGCTCGAGCACGGCACCGCCGTCGGCTGGAAAATCACCCCGCTCGGCCACCCGGTCATGAGTGAGGGCAAACCGATCATCGCGGCCTGGATTGAGGTTTCCGAACAGGCCTTGCAGAATGTGCGGCGCACAACCGGGGTAAGCAAACCGCTTGCCCCGGTTTTTTCTTCCCCCGCCCGGATCGGGCCCGAAAGCAGGTCGGCAACCTAAGCGGGCGCGGTTCGATGCTCCAGGCCGTCGCTCTCATGCGTGCGCTGCTCGGATCCGGCACCTCTGACGCCCTTGCTCGCGCCACGCTCGACGCGGCGCTATTGGCCGAGACGGACCCGTTGCATTGGTGCGCGACGCATCTGGATGTTTCCGAGGCCGAGATCATGGCCCGGGCGGCTGCCTGGGCCGGGCTGACCTATTTCGACGTCGTGCCGCGGCAGTCGCAACTCGTGCTCGATCCGGGACGGCTGGAGATGCTGGGCGAGACGCGTCTTTATCGCCTGCAGATGCTCGATCGTCAGGTCGCCTTTGCCGCACCGGACTTCTTCGGCGTCCTGCGCCTCGCCAATGCGGTCCTGCAACGCCCACAACTGGCACGCAATACCTGCCTTGTGCCAAAATCGGCCCTGCGGGATTTTCTGGTGCAGCATGCCGCAGCCGCGCTCACAGACGGCGCCCGCCAGAACATGGCGCGGCACTGGCCGCACGCTGCAGCGCAACTGGAGCTGACCGGCCCGGCTCGCTACGGTTTTGCCTCTGCCCTGGCCCTTCTCACCATCCTCCTTCTGCTCGCGCCTTTGACCGGTGAAGCCACATTGATCCCGCTCTGGCTCATCTTTGTCATGGCGCCCACCTTGCTGCGCCTGGCAGCATTGCTCCAAGTGGCGCCGAACGAGACCGTGCCGATTGCCCCGCCGGACGAGGATGGCGACCTGCCGGTCTATTCCGTGCTGGTTCCGCTGCGCGACGAGGCCAATATGGTCGATCAACTGGTCCGGACATTGGGCAGTTTTGACTACCCCCGGGAAAAGCTCGATATCGTCTTTGTGGTGGAGAGCCGGTCGCCCGCCACCATAGACGCGCTACGGCCACATCTGTGCGATCCTCGATTTTCCCTGCGCGTCGTCCCTGATTCCCCGCCGCGCACCAAGCCCAAGGCGCTCGACTTTGCCTTGCCGCTTTGCCGCGGTGAATTCATCGTCGTCTATGATGCCGAGGATCGGCCCGAGCCCAGCCAGCTCCGGCATATTGTGGCGCAGTTCCGCGCCCAGCCCGATATTCACTGCATCCAGGCCCTGCTGGTCATCGACAATGGTTTGGCCGGGCCCTTGCCCGCGATCTTCGCCGGAGAATATGCGGGACTGTTCTCGGTATTGCTTCCGGCGCTGGCCCGCTGGCGCATGGTCATGCCCCTGGGCGGCACCTCCAATCATTTTCGTCTCGAAACGCTACGCGCACTCGGCGGTTGGGACGCCTTCAACGTTACCGAAGATGCCGATCTGGGTGTGCGCCTGGCCCGGCGCAAGCTGCGTTGCGCCACGAGCCGGTCGCGCACCTATGAAGTGGCGCCGGTTGTTCTGCCGCTCTGGCTGGGCCAGCGCACGCGCTGGATGAAGGGATGGATGCAGACCTATGCGGTGCATAACCGCCGCACCGCACACCTGCTGGCCGATCTGGGCTGGCCGGGATTTTTCGGCTTGCAGATTGTCTTGCTCGGCATGCTGCTGGCGCCCCTGCTGCATGGCGGTTTTCTTGTGCTTTTGCCCATCCTGCACCTGACTGGCCAGATGAGCTGGTCAGGCTTTGGCCCATGGCCGCTGGCATGTTGGACCGTCCTGGTCCTGGGCAGTCTGGCTGCAATCGCCACCAATATTCTGGGGCTGATCCGGGCCGGCCAGCCCCGGCTCATTGGCTGGCAGGCGCTGATGCCGGTCTATTGGCTCCTGATTGCCCTGGCGACCGTCCTGGCCCTGCTTGAATTCGTGCGGCGCCCCTTCCATTGGTTCAAGAGCCCGCATCAGGTCAGCGGGGTAGCGCCAGTCATGTCCGGGGTGCTGGCGATGCCGCCAGCCGATATGGGATCGGAAAGGCCGCTTCAACCCGCGGGAAACAAGGTCCAGCGTCGGGGACGGAAGCCGATTTGGGAGCGCTCCACGGCGGGGTGATCGAAGGGAAGGTCGATTTCGACGCGCTGCCTGGCCTCGTTCAGCTCGACTTCCATGCGCCGAATGCCGCCCACTCTCCGGCTGCTGACCACCGAACCACCAAGCGCGGTTGCGTCGTCGTCCAGTTCGATATCATGCGGCCGGAAGAACAATTGCCCCGAGCCTGATGCGCCTTGCGGCGCGTCGGCCAATGGACGACCCGCAAATTGGATGATGCCGTTCACCACGCTGACCGGCAATTGGCTCGATTCGCCGATAAAGCCGAAGACGAAGGGCGAGGCAGGCGTGTCATAGATCTCGTCGGGTGAACCGACCTGTTCGATCCGGCCCTGGCTCATCACGCAAAGCCGGTCGGCCAGTTCCAGCGCTTCTTCCTGGTCATGCGTGACGAAAACGGTGGTATGCCCGGTCCGGTCGTGGATTTCGCGCAGCCATTTGCGCAATTCGCGGCGCACCTGGGCGTCGAGCGCGCCAAAGGGTTCATCGAGCAGGAGTACGCGCGGCTCGATGGCAAGGGCCCGGGCCAGGGCGACGCGTTGCCTCTGCCCGCCGGAAAGCTGGCTGGGAAAGCGCTTTTCGAGGCCGGACAATTGCACCAGGTCCAGCAATTCCAGGGCACGCCGACGGATTTCGCTCGCGGCCGGGCGGGTCGAGCGGGGGCGGACCTTAAGACCGAAGGAGACATTCTCCGCAACGGTCATATGGCGGAACAGCGCATAGTGCTGGAACACAAAGCCGATATTGCGCTCCTGCACGCTCATGTCCGAGGCGTCTTCCTCGCCGAACAGGATGCGGCCACCAGTGGGGCGTTCAAGCCCGGCAATCAGGCGCAACAGCGTGGTCTTGCCCGAGCCCGATGGGCCAAGCAGGGCAATCAATTCGCCAGAGCGGATGTCCAGTGACACGTCGTGGAGCGCCGGAAACCGGTCGAATTCCTTGCGGACATTTTCTGCGCGAACTTCCATCTTGCTTCCTATAGGTCAGCGTCAGCCGGTATTCGGAACAATTTCGCTCGGGCTGCAAGGTCTTTGAACACCCGAACCATGAATTTTCCTCCGCATGCGCGTGCAGCGCCAAATTCTCCCAAGAATGCCGGTCACCGCAGTAACTGCCACGCCAGTTGGACGCGGCCGGGTCCGGTGGCGCTAAAGCAGGTCACGGTCCGGCAGGCGCGACTTGATCGCCACCCGCAATGGGGAGGAAGAAAAAGGGGTCAGGGAGCCAGCCAATAGCGAACGGCGCCGGCGTCAGTCGGTCGGCATAGGGAGCGTGTCGTGGATCCGCGCCGGCCGGTTTGAGTGGCTGGCCTTGCTGCCTGTCGGATACATCCTGTCCCGGCCTGGCAGCGAACCGGCTATCCTTATATAAGGAGAGGGTGGAAGCAGGGGCACGAGCGCGTAGCGTGATGAGCCGGAAAGCGGCACAAATGCTGGGCTTTGATCGCCTTTATGCACATGGCCGCAGCGTGGTGAGAAAGAAATGTCATCTTTCTTTCACGAGGGGTGTTGACGCGGAAATGACCCTCCCATATAACGCCCCTCGTTGACGACGCGACGCGCTCCGGCGCCTCCCACTGATCGGCGAATTCTCTTAGGGCAGAGGTGCTGCCGGGTAACCGGAAGCGAAATTCTGTTCTCTGACGAAATATAGAGAGCCATGCTCTCACCGACGCTTTAGTCCTCGCGGACATTGGGTCAGCTCTTTGACATTGTGAAGAATGGAAGAAAGAGAAACGTGGACGGCGAGGTTCTTGCGAGCTGGAGCTGGGGTTTACTCCGGTGAAGGCTGAACAGACTTCGATGGGTGCACGTTTCAGAGGTACACTCTTTAATATGCGCTGGATTTATCTAGCGCGATTGATGTGTGTCCTCGTCAAACGCAAATGTGCATCTAGCGACAATAGTCAGATTTCAAACTTGAGAGTTTGATCCTGGCTCAGAACGAACGCTGGCGGCAGGCTTAACACATGCAAGTCGAACGCCCCTTCGGGGGAGTGGCAGACGGGTGAGTAACGCGTGGGAATCTACCCAGTTCTACGGAACAACAGTTGGAAACGACTGCTAATACCGTATACGCCCTACGGGGGAAAGATTTTCGGAATTGGATGAGCCCGCGTAAGATTAGCTAGTTGGTGGGGTAATGGCCTACCAAGGCGACGATCTTTAGCTGGTCTGAGAGGATGATCAGCCACACTGGGACTGAGACACGGCCCAGACTCCTACGGGAGGCAGCAGTGGGGAATATTGGACAATGGGCGCAAGCCTGATCCAGCCATGCCGCGTGAGTGATGAAGGCCTTAGGGTTGTAAAGCTCTTTCAGTAGGGAAGATAATGACGGTACCTACAGAAGAAGCCCCGGCTAACTTCGTGCCAGCAGCCGCGGTAATACGAAGGGGGCTAGCGTTGTTCGGATTTACTGGGCGTAAAGCGCACGTAGGCGGTTTGTTAAGTCAGAGGTGAAATCCCGGAGCTCAACTCCGGAACTGCCTTTGATACTGGCAAGCTAGAGTCCGGAAGAGGTAAGTGGAACTCCTAGTGTAGAGGTGGAATTCGTAGATATTAGGAAGAACACCAGTGGCGAAGGCGGCTTACTGGGCCGGAACTGACGCTGAGGTGCGAAAGCGTGGGGAGCAAACAGGATTAGATACCCTGGTAGTCCACGCCGTAAACTATGAGAGCTAGCCGTTGGATGGTTTACCATTCAGTGGCGCAGCTAACGCATTA belongs to Devosia sp. XK-2 and includes:
- a CDS encoding glycosyltransferase, with product MLQAVALMRALLGSGTSDALARATLDAALLAETDPLHWCATHLDVSEAEIMARAAAWAGLTYFDVVPRQSQLVLDPGRLEMLGETRLYRLQMLDRQVAFAAPDFFGVLRLANAVLQRPQLARNTCLVPKSALRDFLVQHAAAALTDGARQNMARHWPHAAAQLELTGPARYGFASALALLTILLLLAPLTGEATLIPLWLIFVMAPTLLRLAALLQVAPNETVPIAPPDEDGDLPVYSVLVPLRDEANMVDQLVRTLGSFDYPREKLDIVFVVESRSPATIDALRPHLCDPRFSLRVVPDSPPRTKPKALDFALPLCRGEFIVVYDAEDRPEPSQLRHIVAQFRAQPDIHCIQALLVIDNGLAGPLPAIFAGEYAGLFSVLLPALARWRMVMPLGGTSNHFRLETLRALGGWDAFNVTEDADLGVRLARRKLRCATSRSRTYEVAPVVLPLWLGQRTRWMKGWMQTYAVHNRRTAHLLADLGWPGFFGLQIVLLGMLLAPLLHGGFLVLLPILHLTGQMSWSGFGPWPLACWTVLVLGSLAAIATNILGLIRAGQPRLIGWQALMPVYWLLIALATVLALLEFVRRPFHWFKSPHQVSGVAPVMSGVLAMPPADMGSERPLQPAGNKVQRRGRKPIWERSTAG
- a CDS encoding autoinducer binding domain-containing protein, which encodes MSNLEDIQRQTTTNAILDVMYRAIGNYGFERFIISGLPDPGVDVRPFVLLSGWDDEWYERYTSLGYVHLDPVARHCFSTTLPFDWSEAPYDPQNDAPARRVMEEARDFGMDEGLCVPVHMEGGMQGVVSLVGNPDHLDEKSRLELHMLSLYAHGRLRYLNGPGAQPIGRRVITPREAEILKWAAAGKTASEIADITGLTPRTINQHCENAQKRMGTNNRLHTVVEAIRHKLITL
- a CDS encoding sulfate/molybdate ABC transporter ATP-binding protein; this encodes MEVRAENVRKEFDRFPALHDVSLDIRSGELIALLGPSGSGKTTLLRLIAGLERPTGGRILFGEEDASDMSVQERNIGFVFQHYALFRHMTVAENVSFGLKVRPRSTRPAASEIRRRALELLDLVQLSGLEKRFPSQLSGGQRQRVALARALAIEPRVLLLDEPFGALDAQVRRELRKWLREIHDRTGHTTVFVTHDQEEALELADRLCVMSQGRIEQVGSPDEIYDTPASPFVFGFIGESSQLPVSVVNGIIQFAGRPLADAPQGASGSGQLFFRPHDIELDDDATALGGSVVSSRRVGGIRRMEVELNEARQRVEIDLPFDHPAVERSQIGFRPRRWTLFPAG
- a CDS encoding acyl-homoserine-lactone synthase; the encoded protein is MKLHIVRGPADRQSRDLLEQNFRLRHRVFVEIEGWEALSRPDGRDVDAFDNDDATHLLISDSGVVVGGSRMTPLDRPNLLQTVFNGLVQGNLPAHPSLGADWTRFYVHPDRREGRRRAPESAALFCAVMEHALLQGYSFITFVSTIYMLEHGTAVGWKITPLGHPVMSEGKPIIAAWIEVSEQALQNVRRTTGVSKPLAPVFSSPARIGPESRSAT